The sequence below is a genomic window from Amycolatopsis sulphurea.
GCGAAGCATGCGGGCCGGATCGTGTCCTATGATCCGGCGGGTGGCCGGTATGAGGAGAACGCCGGGTTCGCGGGGGTCGGGTCGGGTTCGCTGTTCGCGAAGTCGGCGTTGAAGAAGCTGTACGACCCGGATGCGGACGAGGAAGCGGCGGTGCGGACCGCGGTGGAGGCGTTGTACGACGCGGCGGATGACGACACCGCGAGTGGTGGGCCGGATCTGGTGCGGCGGATTTTTCCGAGTGTCATCACGATCACCGCGGAGCAGGGTGCGGTGCAGGTGCCCGCGGAGCGGACCGCGGTGGTGGCGGAGGCGGTGGTGGCCGGCCGGGCCGAGCGCAATCACCATCGGCCGGTGTGAGGCCGTTGATGTTCCTGCACGCTGATCATTCGAGCGCCGGTACGCCGGAGAACGTGGAGCCGACACCGTGACGATGCCGTTGTATGCCTCTCCCGAGCAGTTGATGCGGGAGCGCTCCGAGCTGGCGCGGAAGGGGATTTCGCGCGGCCGCAGTGTGGTGGTGCTGAAGTATTCCGGCGGGGTGCTGTTCGTGGCGGAGAATCCGTCGGCGACCTTGCACAAGGTGTCGGAGATCTATGACCGGATCGGGTTCGCCGCGGTGGGCCGGTATTCGGAGTTCGAGAATCTGCGGGTGGCCGGGATCCGGCATGCGGATTTGAAGGGGTATCAGTACGACCGGCGGGATGTGAGTGCGCGGGCGCTGGCGAATGCGTACGCGGCGTCGCTGGGCAGTATCTTCACCGAGCAGCTGAAGCCGTTCGAGGTGGAGGTGTGCGTGGCGGAGGTGGGGGCGACCGCGGCGGAGGATCAGCTGTACCGGTTGACGTTCGACGGGTCGATTTTCGATGAGTCGCCGTTCGTGGTGATGGGTGGTCAGACGGAGCCGATCAGCGCGAAGCTGAAGGATTCGGTGGATCCCGGGCATGATCTGCCGGTGGCGCTGGCGACCGCGATCGAGGGGTTGCGGGCGAGTGCGACCTCGTCGAACGGGAATGGTGCGGCGGCGGAGGCGGATCAGATCAAGCTGGAGGTGGCGGTCCTGGACCGGGCTCGTCCGCGGCGGGCGTTCCGGCGGTTGTCCGGTGCGGCGCTGGAGGCGTTGTTGCCCGCGCCGCAGAAGGATGAGGCTGCCGGCGAGGATGCGCCGGAGGGTGGCGCCGCGCCGGAGTGATCGTGGTGTGCTGAGAGGGGGTCGTCCGCGGGTGCGGGCGGCCCCCTCTGTATGGGGTGGTCAGGGTTGGCGGATGACGTGGACGTCGGATACTTCGAGGAGTCCGTGGAGGTGGACACGGGCGCGGGTCTGGCGGGGGTCGATGGTGAGCCGGTCGCGGCGGGCAAGGTGGAGCAGACGGGTGGCCAGTGGCAGGACGAGGTGCCTGCCCCAGCAGCGTTCGCCGGCGTGGCCGAAGGGCAGGTATCCGGGGTGGTCGTCGGGGTCGAGGTGGCGCCAGCGGGCCGGTCGGTAGGTGTCGGGGTTGGTCCAGTGGGCCGGGTCGCGGTGGCTGAGCAGGGGGAGTAGGAGGAGGTCGTCGTCCGGGCGGAGGTGGGGGGACAGGGGCGGGAATTCGGGGGAGTGCCGGCGGAGGATGTTCCAGGAGGGTGGGAGCAGCCGGAGGGTTTCGTGCAGGATGTGTTCGGTGGGGGTGTCGTCGTCGAGGGGGGCGGCGAGCCAGAGGGCGTTGGTGACGAGGGCGGCGACGGTGAAGCAGATCGGTGCGGTCATGCGGCGGTAGAGGTAGAGGGCGAAGCGGCGTTCGGCGTAGGTGTCGGCTTTCTGCACGGTGGTGGCCAAAGTGGACAGTGCGGTGCGGTGGCGGGGTCCGGGGCGGAGTGCGGCTGCTGCGACGACGGCTGCCCAGGTGAATTTCGGGGTGAGTTCGAGGCGGCGATCGGCGAGAGCGCGCAGGGCGGGTCGTTCCGGGCCGAAGACGAGTTCGCGCAGGTACTTGTGCGGTGTTCGGGGCCAGGTGCCGGTGAGGTCGGGGGTGCCGAGGGGCTGGTCGAGTGCGGTGCGGACGTCCGCGCCGAGGGCACGCATCAGGGTGGCGGATTCGGGCCGGGTGATCGGGCGGCCGAGGACCGGTTTGAAGGTGGGGCGTTCTTCGGCTCCGGC
It includes:
- a CDS encoding cytochrome P450; protein product: MTVPARDENARTVIFTPRIHELLDRFRGQTLFRLEPDTVGIAGAALMDSVLRSRPAGAEERPTFKPVLGRPITRPESATLMRALGADVRTALDQPLGTPDLTGTWPRTPHKYLRELVFGPERPALRALADRRLELTPKFTWAAVVAAAALRPGPRHRTALSTLATTVQKADTYAERRFALYLYRRMTAPICFTVAALVTNALWLAAPLDDDTPTEHILHETLRLLPPSWNILRRHSPEFPPLSPHLRPDDDLLLLPLLSHRDPAHWTNPDTYRPARWRHLDPDDHPGYLPFGHAGERCWGRHLVLPLATRLLHLARRDRLTIDPRQTRARVHLHGLLEVSDVHVIRQP
- the prcA gene encoding proteasome subunit alpha encodes the protein MTMPLYASPEQLMRERSELARKGISRGRSVVVLKYSGGVLFVAENPSATLHKVSEIYDRIGFAAVGRYSEFENLRVAGIRHADLKGYQYDRRDVSARALANAYAASLGSIFTEQLKPFEVEVCVAEVGATAAEDQLYRLTFDGSIFDESPFVVMGGQTEPISAKLKDSVDPGHDLPVALATAIEGLRASATSSNGNGAAAEADQIKLEVAVLDRARPRRAFRRLSGAALEALLPAPQKDEAAGEDAPEGGAAPE